A portion of the Aricia agestis chromosome 1, ilAriAges1.1, whole genome shotgun sequence genome contains these proteins:
- the LOC121728671 gene encoding kxDL motif-containing protein CG10681 codes for MANDTPESDFSIECFQNYSAPEVFVQGLAGIVNQNDVEVIIRAQKTMLQRFEKTTEMLTNCNQLSASRLRAATTEFKKHTQLLLDMKKDLEYIFKKIRAIKTKLSTQYPEAYKSAIAAASSERKPLDEEEEEFKTSDTTNESKMVATVSTETLKPSTSIEDKKSKKKLQKIENIENNNMEAAVIDNVKKMKNDSSTETESASSGDETSTDTG; via the exons atggcaAATGATACTCCTGAAAGTGATTTTTCTATTGAATGCTTTCAAAACTACTCAGCCCCAGAAGTTTTTGTACAAGGATTGGCCGGCATTGTCAACCAAAATGATGTTGAAGTTATCATAAGAGCTCAAAAAACTAT GCTACAGAGATTCGAGAAAACTACAGAAATGTTGACCAACTGCAATCAACTATCTGCTAGTCGTCTCCGAGCAGCCACAACAGAGTTCAAAAAACACACTCAACTGCTACTTGACATGAAAAAGGATTTggaatacatatttaaaaagatCAGAGCCATTAAAACAAAACTGAG CACACAATATCCTGAGGCATACAAATCAGCAATAGCAGCAGCATCCAGCGAGAGGAAGCCACTTGATGAGGAAGAAGAGGAATTTAAGACTTCAGACACCACAAACGAGTCCAAAATGGTCGCCACAGTCTCCACAGAAACCCTCAAACCTTCAACAAGTATTGAAGATAAAAAGTCTAAGAAAAAGCTAcagaaaattgaaaatatagaaaataataacatgGAGGCCGCAGTCATTGACAAtgtaaagaaaatgaaaaatgacAGCTCCACAGAAACCGAAAGTGCAAGCTCTGGTGATGAGACCAGCACCGACACCGGTTAA